From a single Capsicum annuum cultivar UCD-10X-F1 chromosome 12, UCD10Xv1.1, whole genome shotgun sequence genomic region:
- the LOC124889529 gene encoding pentatricopeptide repeat-containing protein At1g22830-like — translation MPSRFSVQPRNLSLSLIQKFILKKWRSVRESDPRNCGQSLLCSSHECISGPCNAKNESMVDCLLVTLKDFVGQDHICKAFRTFSLIWTHISSQTPCDVVIESLSSFSSCCTNFKKLSERKHIHAYIINLGIAHSWNLVPKIITFYTTFGLLDDAHIIVETSNILHPLRWNLLMLGHIEF, via the coding sequence ATGCCCTCCCGCTTCAGTGTGCAACCAAGAAACCTTTCTCTGTCCCTAATTCAGAAGTTTATACTTAAAAAATGGAGGAGTGTTCGAGAATCAGACCCCCGAAACTGTGGCCAATCCTTGTTGTGTAGTTCTCATGAATGTATTTCAGGGCCTTGTAACGCAAAAAATGAATCTATGGTGGATTGCCTACTGGTGACCTTGAAGGATTTTGTGGGCCAAGATCATATATGCAAAGCCTTTAGAACTTTTTCTCTAATTTGGACTCATATCTCCTCTCAAACCCCTTGTGATGTCGTTATAGAGTCATTATCATCTTTTTCATCATGTTGTACTAATTTTAAGAAACTCTCTGAAAGGAAACATATTCATGCCTATATTATTAATTTAGGCATTGCACATAGTTGGAATTTGGTGCCAAAGATAATTACCTTCTATACGACCTTTGGTTTACTTGATGATGCTCATATAATTGTTGAAACTTCAAATATTTTGCACCCTCTCCGTTGGAATCTCCTTATGTTAGGGCATATAGAGTTTTGA